The proteins below are encoded in one region of Scatophagus argus isolate fScaArg1 chromosome 24, fScaArg1.pri, whole genome shotgun sequence:
- the LOC124055223 gene encoding solute carrier family 22 member 6 isoform X5: MVGMLLGSLIGGAISDRYGKRPVLLVCVCVHAVCGLVPAALPQPLLFLAVRCLTGVCCCCINICSFSLAVEWTCPAARLWPPAFLPFCFSLGTMGGAPLAWLSPTWRHLHLSLGLPQLICLPLYLCFCLSVSSIPESPRWLSLRRRTDVLDRYRSNSPADKHCLDLLLDSTWSDLQKVTEAQKEPPRGGHAPSELIHLRHPTVLLRLFIMSYLSAASALTYFGICMNIGSFGVGVYSAQFFSGLSEAPCLLIPLVRLGRRPLSMLALFLSGAACFLSLLLSRYHGEPVLVMSLALLGKLCILAAIFISILYSIELFPTVVRQRCVSMVNLCFRIGCLVNSLVPHNPNGAISLAAMVVYSSGPVIGCGLCLLLPETSGVPLPDSVEDCERQPRPDSHGVAALWRTRKLVSSQSRKTPTPPVEKDDTHTGLM; encoded by the exons ATGGTGGGGATGCTGCTGGGATCTCTGATTGGAGGAGCGATTTCTGACCG GTACGGGAAGCGTCctgtgctgctggtgtgtgtgtgcgtgcacgctGTCTGCGGCCTGGTGCCCGCCGCCCTCCCTCAGCCGCTCCTCTTCCTCGCAGTCCGCTGCCTGACGGgcgtctgctgctgctgcatcaacATCTGCTCCTTCAGTCTGG CGGTGGAGTGGACGTGTCCTGCCGCTCGTCTCTGGCCGCCCGCCTTCTTGCCTTTCTGCTTCAGTCTGGGGACGATGGGCGGAGCTCCGCTGGCCTGGCTCAGCCCCACCTGGAGACACCTGCACCTGTCGCTGGGTCTGCCTCAGCTCATCTGTCTGCCGCTCTACCT gtgtttctgtctgtctgtcagttcaATCCCAGAGTCTCCCCGCTGGCTGTcgctgaggaggaggacggatGTTCTGGACCGTTACCGTAGCAACAGCCCCGCGGATAAACACTGTCTGGACCTG ctgctggACTCTACCTGGTCTGACTTGCAGAAGGTCACCGAGGCTCAGAAGGAGCCTCCTCGTGGAGGCCACGCCCCCAGTGAACTCATCCACCTCAGGCACCCGACCGTCCTGCTGCGGCTGTTCATCATGAGCTACCTGAG TGCGGCCTCAGCGCTGACGTACTTTGGCATCTGTATGAACATCGGCTCGTTTGGTGTCGGCGTCTACTCCGCCCAGTTCTTCTCCGGCCTATCAGAGGCGCCCTGTCTGCTCATCCCATTGGTTCGCCTGGGACGCCGGCCGCTAAGCATGCTCGCTCTGTTCCTGAGCGGAGCGGCCTGCTTCCTGTCGTTACTGCTGTCCAGATACCACG gtgagccGGTGCTGGTCATGAGTCTGGCTCTGCTGGGGAAACTCTGCATCCTGGCGGCCATCTTCATCTCCATCCTGTACAGCATCGAGCTGTTCCCGACTGTGGTCAG ACAGCGCTGCGTGTCCATGGTCAACTTGTGTTTCCGGATCGGCTGTCTGGTCAACTCCCTCGTCCCCCACAACCCAAACGGAGCCATCTCATTGGCCGCCATGGTTGTATACAGCAGTGGACCGGTCATAGGCTGCGGGCTGTGCCTGCTGCTGCCGGAGACCAGTGGTGTCCCACTTCCTGATTCGGTCGAGGACTGTGAAAGGCAGCCTCGGCCCGACTCACACGGCGTCGCTGCCCTCTGGAGGACACG gaAGCTGGTCAGCAGCCAAAGCAGGAAAACACCGACCCCCCCTGTGGAGAaagacgacacacacacaggactgatGTGA
- the LOC124055223 gene encoding solute carrier family 22 member 6 isoform X4 → MNPIGRRRAGTETCRDVLHTAVLRLSVCRYGKRPVLLVCVCVHAVCGLVPAALPQPLLFLAVRCLTGVCCCCINICSFSLAVEWTCPAARLWPPAFLPFCFSLGTMGGAPLAWLSPTWRHLHLSLGLPQLICLPLYLCFCLSVSSIPESPRWLSLRRRTDVLDRYRSNSPADKHCLDLLLDSTWSDLQKVTEAQKEPPRGGHAPSELIHLRHPTVLLRLFIMSYLSAASALTYFGICMNIGSFGVGVYSAQFFSGLSEAPCLLIPLVRLGRRPLSMLALFLSGAACFLSLLLSRYHGEPVLVMSLALLGKLCILAAIFISILYSIELFPTVVRQRCVSMVNLCFRIGCLVNSLVPHNPNGAISLAAMVVYSSGPVIGCGLCLLLPETSGVPLPDSVEDCERQPRPDSHGVAALWRTRKLVSSQSRKTPTPPVEKDDTHTGLM, encoded by the exons CTGCCGTGACGTGCTTCACACCGCTGTGCTGCGTCTGTCCGTCTGCAGGTACGGGAAGCGTCctgtgctgctggtgtgtgtgtgcgtgcacgctGTCTGCGGCCTGGTGCCCGCCGCCCTCCCTCAGCCGCTCCTCTTCCTCGCAGTCCGCTGCCTGACGGgcgtctgctgctgctgcatcaacATCTGCTCCTTCAGTCTGG CGGTGGAGTGGACGTGTCCTGCCGCTCGTCTCTGGCCGCCCGCCTTCTTGCCTTTCTGCTTCAGTCTGGGGACGATGGGCGGAGCTCCGCTGGCCTGGCTCAGCCCCACCTGGAGACACCTGCACCTGTCGCTGGGTCTGCCTCAGCTCATCTGTCTGCCGCTCTACCT gtgtttctgtctgtctgtcagttcaATCCCAGAGTCTCCCCGCTGGCTGTcgctgaggaggaggacggatGTTCTGGACCGTTACCGTAGCAACAGCCCCGCGGATAAACACTGTCTGGACCTG ctgctggACTCTACCTGGTCTGACTTGCAGAAGGTCACCGAGGCTCAGAAGGAGCCTCCTCGTGGAGGCCACGCCCCCAGTGAACTCATCCACCTCAGGCACCCGACCGTCCTGCTGCGGCTGTTCATCATGAGCTACCTGAG TGCGGCCTCAGCGCTGACGTACTTTGGCATCTGTATGAACATCGGCTCGTTTGGTGTCGGCGTCTACTCCGCCCAGTTCTTCTCCGGCCTATCAGAGGCGCCCTGTCTGCTCATCCCATTGGTTCGCCTGGGACGCCGGCCGCTAAGCATGCTCGCTCTGTTCCTGAGCGGAGCGGCCTGCTTCCTGTCGTTACTGCTGTCCAGATACCACG gtgagccGGTGCTGGTCATGAGTCTGGCTCTGCTGGGGAAACTCTGCATCCTGGCGGCCATCTTCATCTCCATCCTGTACAGCATCGAGCTGTTCCCGACTGTGGTCAG ACAGCGCTGCGTGTCCATGGTCAACTTGTGTTTCCGGATCGGCTGTCTGGTCAACTCCCTCGTCCCCCACAACCCAAACGGAGCCATCTCATTGGCCGCCATGGTTGTATACAGCAGTGGACCGGTCATAGGCTGCGGGCTGTGCCTGCTGCTGCCGGAGACCAGTGGTGTCCCACTTCCTGATTCGGTCGAGGACTGTGAAAGGCAGCCTCGGCCCGACTCACACGGCGTCGCTGCCCTCTGGAGGACACG gaAGCTGGTCAGCAGCCAAAGCAGGAAAACACCGACCCCCCCTGTGGAGAaagacgacacacacacaggactgatGTGA
- the LOC124055223 gene encoding solute carrier family 22 member 6 isoform X6, whose translation MNPIGRRRAGTETYGKRPVLLVCVCVHAVCGLVPAALPQPLLFLAVRCLTGVCCCCINICSFSLAVEWTCPAARLWPPAFLPFCFSLGTMGGAPLAWLSPTWRHLHLSLGLPQLICLPLYLCFCLSVSSIPESPRWLSLRRRTDVLDRYRSNSPADKHCLDLLLDSTWSDLQKVTEAQKEPPRGGHAPSELIHLRHPTVLLRLFIMSYLSAASALTYFGICMNIGSFGVGVYSAQFFSGLSEAPCLLIPLVRLGRRPLSMLALFLSGAACFLSLLLSRYHGEPVLVMSLALLGKLCILAAIFISILYSIELFPTVVRQRCVSMVNLCFRIGCLVNSLVPHNPNGAISLAAMVVYSSGPVIGCGLCLLLPETSGVPLPDSVEDCERQPRPDSHGVAALWRTRKLVSSQSRKTPTPPVEKDDTHTGLM comes from the exons GTACGGGAAGCGTCctgtgctgctggtgtgtgtgtgcgtgcacgctGTCTGCGGCCTGGTGCCCGCCGCCCTCCCTCAGCCGCTCCTCTTCCTCGCAGTCCGCTGCCTGACGGgcgtctgctgctgctgcatcaacATCTGCTCCTTCAGTCTGG CGGTGGAGTGGACGTGTCCTGCCGCTCGTCTCTGGCCGCCCGCCTTCTTGCCTTTCTGCTTCAGTCTGGGGACGATGGGCGGAGCTCCGCTGGCCTGGCTCAGCCCCACCTGGAGACACCTGCACCTGTCGCTGGGTCTGCCTCAGCTCATCTGTCTGCCGCTCTACCT gtgtttctgtctgtctgtcagttcaATCCCAGAGTCTCCCCGCTGGCTGTcgctgaggaggaggacggatGTTCTGGACCGTTACCGTAGCAACAGCCCCGCGGATAAACACTGTCTGGACCTG ctgctggACTCTACCTGGTCTGACTTGCAGAAGGTCACCGAGGCTCAGAAGGAGCCTCCTCGTGGAGGCCACGCCCCCAGTGAACTCATCCACCTCAGGCACCCGACCGTCCTGCTGCGGCTGTTCATCATGAGCTACCTGAG TGCGGCCTCAGCGCTGACGTACTTTGGCATCTGTATGAACATCGGCTCGTTTGGTGTCGGCGTCTACTCCGCCCAGTTCTTCTCCGGCCTATCAGAGGCGCCCTGTCTGCTCATCCCATTGGTTCGCCTGGGACGCCGGCCGCTAAGCATGCTCGCTCTGTTCCTGAGCGGAGCGGCCTGCTTCCTGTCGTTACTGCTGTCCAGATACCACG gtgagccGGTGCTGGTCATGAGTCTGGCTCTGCTGGGGAAACTCTGCATCCTGGCGGCCATCTTCATCTCCATCCTGTACAGCATCGAGCTGTTCCCGACTGTGGTCAG ACAGCGCTGCGTGTCCATGGTCAACTTGTGTTTCCGGATCGGCTGTCTGGTCAACTCCCTCGTCCCCCACAACCCAAACGGAGCCATCTCATTGGCCGCCATGGTTGTATACAGCAGTGGACCGGTCATAGGCTGCGGGCTGTGCCTGCTGCTGCCGGAGACCAGTGGTGTCCCACTTCCTGATTCGGTCGAGGACTGTGAAAGGCAGCCTCGGCCCGACTCACACGGCGTCGCTGCCCTCTGGAGGACACG gaAGCTGGTCAGCAGCCAAAGCAGGAAAACACCGACCCCCCCTGTGGAGAaagacgacacacacacaggactgatGTGA
- the sh3yl1 gene encoding SH3 domain-containing YSC84-like protein 1 isoform X2, with protein MSNPIPSNLKSEAKKAAKILRDFTEISSRNGPDKLIPAHVIAKAEGLAIISVIKAGFMITARGGSGIVIARLADRRWSAPSAIGIAGLGGGFEIGVEVSDLVIILNQRRAIEAFTKGGNLTLGGNCTVAVGPMGRNLEADVAVRSTAAVFTYCRSRGLFAGISLEGSYLIERKETNRKFYSQDIRASAILNGEVEPPSECYDLYHILDAYAEAYTANWTSKNMRPKASLAPSRPPAPPQQRAASSGNKNSLYPSISVYKSETSGQFASRNPHTDEGGPSVGGATGQLVVTATHPFTGQQPGDLSFVPGDRITVITQTDSQYDWWEGQLANGRVGIFPANFVTY; from the exons a TGAGTAACCCGATCCCATCCAATCTGAAGTCAGAGGCCAAGAAAGCCGCCAAGATCCTGAGAGACTTCACCGAGATCTCCAGCAGGAACGGACCGGACAAACTCATCCCCG ctcatGTGATAGCGAAGGCGGAGGGTCTGGCCATCATCTCCGTCATCAAGGCCGGCTTCATGATCACAGCCAGAGGAGGCAGCGGCATCGTCATCGCCAGGCTGGCCGACAGAC GCTGGTCGGCGCCGTCCGCCATCGGCATCGCGGGTCTGGGAGGAGGCTTCGAGATCGGGGTGGAG GTGTCCGACCTGGTGATCATCCTGAACCAGCGCCGGGCCATCGAGGCCTTCACGAAGGGCGGGAACCTGACGCTGGGCGGGAACTGCACCGTGGCTGTGGGGCCGATGGGCAG gaaCCTGGAGGCCGACGTCGCGGTGCGCAGCACGGCGGCGGTCTTCACGTACTGTCGGTCCAGAGGTCTGTTTGCAGGGATCTCTCTGGAGGGATCCTACCTGATCGAACGCAAGGAGACCAACCGCAA GTTCTACTCCCAAGACATCCGCGCGTCAGCCATTTTGAACGGCGAAGTGGAGCCGCCGTCCGAGTGCTACGACCTCTACCACATCCTGGACGCCTACGCCGAGGCCTACACGGCCAACTGGACCAGCAAGAACATGCGTCCAAAG GCGTCTCTCGCTCCGTCCAGACCTCCAGCTCCACCTCAGCAGAGAGCAGCCAGCAGCG GAAATAAGAACTCTCTCTACCCGAGCATCTCCGTCTATAAATCCGAGACCTCAG gtcaGTTTGCCTCCAGAAACCCTCACACTGACG agGGAGGACCGTCAGTGGGCGGAGCCACCGGGCAGCTGGTCGTCACGGCAACCCACCCCTTCACGGGTCAGCAGCCCGGCGACCTGAGCTTCGTCCCCGGCGACCGCATCACCGTGATCACCCAGACCGACTCTCAGTACGACTGGTGGGAGGGGCAACTGGCCAATGGGCGGGTCGGGATCTTCCCTGCCAACTTCGTCACGTACTGA
- the sh3yl1 gene encoding SH3 domain-containing YSC84-like protein 1 isoform X4 has product MSNPIPSNLKSEAKKAAKILRDFTEISSRNGPDKLIPAHVIAKAEGLAIISVIKAGFMITARGGSGIVIARLADRRWSAPSAIGIAGLGGGFEIGVEVSDLVIILNQRRAIEAFTKGGNLTLGGNCTVAVGPMGRNLEADVAVRSTAAVFTYCRSRGLFAGISLEGSYLIERKETNRKFYSQDIRASAILNGEVEPPSECYDLYHILDAYAEAYTANWTSKNMRPKASLAPSRPPAPPQQRAASSGNKNSLYPSISVYKSETSEGGPSVGGATGQLVVTATHPFTGQQPGDLSFVPGDRITVITQTDSQYDWWEGQLANGRVGIFPANFVTY; this is encoded by the exons a TGAGTAACCCGATCCCATCCAATCTGAAGTCAGAGGCCAAGAAAGCCGCCAAGATCCTGAGAGACTTCACCGAGATCTCCAGCAGGAACGGACCGGACAAACTCATCCCCG ctcatGTGATAGCGAAGGCGGAGGGTCTGGCCATCATCTCCGTCATCAAGGCCGGCTTCATGATCACAGCCAGAGGAGGCAGCGGCATCGTCATCGCCAGGCTGGCCGACAGAC GCTGGTCGGCGCCGTCCGCCATCGGCATCGCGGGTCTGGGAGGAGGCTTCGAGATCGGGGTGGAG GTGTCCGACCTGGTGATCATCCTGAACCAGCGCCGGGCCATCGAGGCCTTCACGAAGGGCGGGAACCTGACGCTGGGCGGGAACTGCACCGTGGCTGTGGGGCCGATGGGCAG gaaCCTGGAGGCCGACGTCGCGGTGCGCAGCACGGCGGCGGTCTTCACGTACTGTCGGTCCAGAGGTCTGTTTGCAGGGATCTCTCTGGAGGGATCCTACCTGATCGAACGCAAGGAGACCAACCGCAA GTTCTACTCCCAAGACATCCGCGCGTCAGCCATTTTGAACGGCGAAGTGGAGCCGCCGTCCGAGTGCTACGACCTCTACCACATCCTGGACGCCTACGCCGAGGCCTACACGGCCAACTGGACCAGCAAGAACATGCGTCCAAAG GCGTCTCTCGCTCCGTCCAGACCTCCAGCTCCACCTCAGCAGAGAGCAGCCAGCAGCG GAAATAAGAACTCTCTCTACCCGAGCATCTCCGTCTATAAATCCGAGACCTCAG agGGAGGACCGTCAGTGGGCGGAGCCACCGGGCAGCTGGTCGTCACGGCAACCCACCCCTTCACGGGTCAGCAGCCCGGCGACCTGAGCTTCGTCCCCGGCGACCGCATCACCGTGATCACCCAGACCGACTCTCAGTACGACTGGTGGGAGGGGCAACTGGCCAATGGGCGGGTCGGGATCTTCCCTGCCAACTTCGTCACGTACTGA
- the sh3yl1 gene encoding SH3 domain-containing YSC84-like protein 1 isoform X5 gives MSNPIPSNLKSEAKKAAKILRDFTEISSRNGPDKLIPGWSAPSAIGIAGLGGGFEIGVEVSDLVIILNQRRAIEAFTKGGNLTLGGNCTVAVGPMGRNLEADVAVRSTAAVFTYCRSRGLFAGISLEGSYLIERKETNRKFYSQDIRASAILNGEVEPPSECYDLYHILDAYAEAYTANWTSKNMRPKASLAPSRPPAPPQQRAASSGSTGNKNSLYPSISVYKSETSGQFASRNPHTDEGGPSVGGATGQLVVTATHPFTGQQPGDLSFVPGDRITVITQTDSQYDWWEGQLANGRVGIFPANFVTY, from the exons a TGAGTAACCCGATCCCATCCAATCTGAAGTCAGAGGCCAAGAAAGCCGCCAAGATCCTGAGAGACTTCACCGAGATCTCCAGCAGGAACGGACCGGACAAACTCATCCCCG GCTGGTCGGCGCCGTCCGCCATCGGCATCGCGGGTCTGGGAGGAGGCTTCGAGATCGGGGTGGAG GTGTCCGACCTGGTGATCATCCTGAACCAGCGCCGGGCCATCGAGGCCTTCACGAAGGGCGGGAACCTGACGCTGGGCGGGAACTGCACCGTGGCTGTGGGGCCGATGGGCAG gaaCCTGGAGGCCGACGTCGCGGTGCGCAGCACGGCGGCGGTCTTCACGTACTGTCGGTCCAGAGGTCTGTTTGCAGGGATCTCTCTGGAGGGATCCTACCTGATCGAACGCAAGGAGACCAACCGCAA GTTCTACTCCCAAGACATCCGCGCGTCAGCCATTTTGAACGGCGAAGTGGAGCCGCCGTCCGAGTGCTACGACCTCTACCACATCCTGGACGCCTACGCCGAGGCCTACACGGCCAACTGGACCAGCAAGAACATGCGTCCAAAG GCGTCTCTCGCTCCGTCCAGACCTCCAGCTCCACCTCAGCAGAGAGCAGCCAGCAGCG GAAGTACAGGAAATAAGAACTCTCTCTACCCGAGCATCTCCGTCTATAAATCCGAGACCTCAG gtcaGTTTGCCTCCAGAAACCCTCACACTGACG agGGAGGACCGTCAGTGGGCGGAGCCACCGGGCAGCTGGTCGTCACGGCAACCCACCCCTTCACGGGTCAGCAGCCCGGCGACCTGAGCTTCGTCCCCGGCGACCGCATCACCGTGATCACCCAGACCGACTCTCAGTACGACTGGTGGGAGGGGCAACTGGCCAATGGGCGGGTCGGGATCTTCCCTGCCAACTTCGTCACGTACTGA
- the sh3yl1 gene encoding SH3 domain-containing YSC84-like protein 1 isoform X1, which yields MSNPIPSNLKSEAKKAAKILRDFTEISSRNGPDKLIPAHVIAKAEGLAIISVIKAGFMITARGGSGIVIARLADRRWSAPSAIGIAGLGGGFEIGVEVSDLVIILNQRRAIEAFTKGGNLTLGGNCTVAVGPMGRNLEADVAVRSTAAVFTYCRSRGLFAGISLEGSYLIERKETNRKFYSQDIRASAILNGEVEPPSECYDLYHILDAYAEAYTANWTSKNMRPKASLAPSRPPAPPQQRAASSGSTGNKNSLYPSISVYKSETSGQFASRNPHTDEGGPSVGGATGQLVVTATHPFTGQQPGDLSFVPGDRITVITQTDSQYDWWEGQLANGRVGIFPANFVTY from the exons a TGAGTAACCCGATCCCATCCAATCTGAAGTCAGAGGCCAAGAAAGCCGCCAAGATCCTGAGAGACTTCACCGAGATCTCCAGCAGGAACGGACCGGACAAACTCATCCCCG ctcatGTGATAGCGAAGGCGGAGGGTCTGGCCATCATCTCCGTCATCAAGGCCGGCTTCATGATCACAGCCAGAGGAGGCAGCGGCATCGTCATCGCCAGGCTGGCCGACAGAC GCTGGTCGGCGCCGTCCGCCATCGGCATCGCGGGTCTGGGAGGAGGCTTCGAGATCGGGGTGGAG GTGTCCGACCTGGTGATCATCCTGAACCAGCGCCGGGCCATCGAGGCCTTCACGAAGGGCGGGAACCTGACGCTGGGCGGGAACTGCACCGTGGCTGTGGGGCCGATGGGCAG gaaCCTGGAGGCCGACGTCGCGGTGCGCAGCACGGCGGCGGTCTTCACGTACTGTCGGTCCAGAGGTCTGTTTGCAGGGATCTCTCTGGAGGGATCCTACCTGATCGAACGCAAGGAGACCAACCGCAA GTTCTACTCCCAAGACATCCGCGCGTCAGCCATTTTGAACGGCGAAGTGGAGCCGCCGTCCGAGTGCTACGACCTCTACCACATCCTGGACGCCTACGCCGAGGCCTACACGGCCAACTGGACCAGCAAGAACATGCGTCCAAAG GCGTCTCTCGCTCCGTCCAGACCTCCAGCTCCACCTCAGCAGAGAGCAGCCAGCAGCG GAAGTACAGGAAATAAGAACTCTCTCTACCCGAGCATCTCCGTCTATAAATCCGAGACCTCAG gtcaGTTTGCCTCCAGAAACCCTCACACTGACG agGGAGGACCGTCAGTGGGCGGAGCCACCGGGCAGCTGGTCGTCACGGCAACCCACCCCTTCACGGGTCAGCAGCCCGGCGACCTGAGCTTCGTCCCCGGCGACCGCATCACCGTGATCACCCAGACCGACTCTCAGTACGACTGGTGGGAGGGGCAACTGGCCAATGGGCGGGTCGGGATCTTCCCTGCCAACTTCGTCACGTACTGA
- the sh3yl1 gene encoding SH3 domain-containing YSC84-like protein 1 isoform X3, whose amino-acid sequence MSNPIPSNLKSEAKKAAKILRDFTEISSRNGPDKLIPAHVIAKAEGLAIISVIKAGFMITARGGSGIVIARLADRRWSAPSAIGIAGLGGGFEIGVEVSDLVIILNQRRAIEAFTKGGNLTLGGNCTVAVGPMGRNLEADVAVRSTAAVFTYCRSRGLFAGISLEGSYLIERKETNRKFYSQDIRASAILNGEVEPPSECYDLYHILDAYAEAYTANWTSKNMRPKASLAPSRPPAPPQQRAASSGSTGNKNSLYPSISVYKSETSEGGPSVGGATGQLVVTATHPFTGQQPGDLSFVPGDRITVITQTDSQYDWWEGQLANGRVGIFPANFVTY is encoded by the exons a TGAGTAACCCGATCCCATCCAATCTGAAGTCAGAGGCCAAGAAAGCCGCCAAGATCCTGAGAGACTTCACCGAGATCTCCAGCAGGAACGGACCGGACAAACTCATCCCCG ctcatGTGATAGCGAAGGCGGAGGGTCTGGCCATCATCTCCGTCATCAAGGCCGGCTTCATGATCACAGCCAGAGGAGGCAGCGGCATCGTCATCGCCAGGCTGGCCGACAGAC GCTGGTCGGCGCCGTCCGCCATCGGCATCGCGGGTCTGGGAGGAGGCTTCGAGATCGGGGTGGAG GTGTCCGACCTGGTGATCATCCTGAACCAGCGCCGGGCCATCGAGGCCTTCACGAAGGGCGGGAACCTGACGCTGGGCGGGAACTGCACCGTGGCTGTGGGGCCGATGGGCAG gaaCCTGGAGGCCGACGTCGCGGTGCGCAGCACGGCGGCGGTCTTCACGTACTGTCGGTCCAGAGGTCTGTTTGCAGGGATCTCTCTGGAGGGATCCTACCTGATCGAACGCAAGGAGACCAACCGCAA GTTCTACTCCCAAGACATCCGCGCGTCAGCCATTTTGAACGGCGAAGTGGAGCCGCCGTCCGAGTGCTACGACCTCTACCACATCCTGGACGCCTACGCCGAGGCCTACACGGCCAACTGGACCAGCAAGAACATGCGTCCAAAG GCGTCTCTCGCTCCGTCCAGACCTCCAGCTCCACCTCAGCAGAGAGCAGCCAGCAGCG GAAGTACAGGAAATAAGAACTCTCTCTACCCGAGCATCTCCGTCTATAAATCCGAGACCTCAG agGGAGGACCGTCAGTGGGCGGAGCCACCGGGCAGCTGGTCGTCACGGCAACCCACCCCTTCACGGGTCAGCAGCCCGGCGACCTGAGCTTCGTCCCCGGCGACCGCATCACCGTGATCACCCAGACCGACTCTCAGTACGACTGGTGGGAGGGGCAACTGGCCAATGGGCGGGTCGGGATCTTCCCTGCCAACTTCGTCACGTACTGA
- the alkal2b gene encoding ALK and LTK ligand 2: protein MLLPRLLVLLLAAGRCAAAAPLGTSGGSLEPLGRSPKTRTEPEVTHQQHHSLDRESRSLPGLDGHHRDPRHKERFIKHLTGPLYFKPKCRRHFNRLYHNTRDCTVPAYYKRCARLLTRLAHSPRCADR from the exons atgctccTCCCGCGGCTCCTCGTCCTGCTGCTGGCCGCTGGACGCTGCGCGGCGGCCGCTCCGCTCGGGACCTCCGGGGGATCGCTGGAGCCCCTCGGTCGGTCCCCGAAGACCAGGACGGAACCGGAGGTGacccaccagcagcaccacagcctggacagagagagcaggTCACTCCCAGGACTGG ACGGTCACCACAGAGACCCGCGACACAAGGAGAGGTTCATCAAACACCTGACAG GTCCTCTTTACTTCAAGCCAAAGTGCAGAAGACATTTCAACAGACTGTACCACAACACAAGAGACTGCACAGTACCTGCCT ATTATAAGAGATGTGCTCGTCTGCTGACTCGCTTAGCCCACAGTCCTCGCTGTGCCGACAGATAA